From the Mercenaria mercenaria strain notata unplaced genomic scaffold, MADL_Memer_1 contig_2775, whole genome shotgun sequence genome, the window aatgtaaaagaaatcagaaaacattagggatgggaacgaatactgaaatcaatattcgaatattcggtttgtcaTTCGAATATTCCGTTTGTTTTAATtaaagctttaaattcttattaagtgattggcattcatttgtttaaagcgtggatcatggTACGTAGTAAggccaaaaaaaatgtttgtttctggtagCCTGATTCTACCTAGCAAAACcggccgatcctagcgttttatttcacgattctgttagtataatcatgaacatatttaactaattcagtattttatcttcaaaaggatacaaaaaatcaaaacaattacAATTTATCTACAAATagttatttcttgattttcttataaagtacttcaaaatttaatagaactatttacaatttttttagctcacctgtcacaaagtgacaaggtgagcttttgtgatcgcgcggcgtccgtccgttcgtgcgtgtgtgcgttcgtaaacttttgcttgtgaccactctagaagtcacatttttcatgggatctttatgaaagttggtcagaatgttcaccttgaagatatctaggtcaagttcgaaactgggtcacgtgctgtcaaaaactaggtcagtaggtgtaaaaatagaaaaaccttgtgacctctctagaggccatatatttcacaagatcttcatgaaaattggtcagaatgttcaccttgatgatatctaggtcaagtttgaaactgggtcacgtgctgtcaaaaactaggtcagtaggtctaaaaatagaaaaaccttgtgatctcactagaggccgtacttttcaatggatcttcatgaaaattggtcagaatgttcaacttgatgatatctaggtcaggtttgaaactgggtcacgtgccaccaaaaactaggtcagtaggtcaaataatagaaaaaccttgtgacctctgtagaggccatatttttcatgggatctgtatgaaagttggtctgaatgttcatcttgatgatatctaggtcaaattcgaaactgggtcaactgcattcaaaaactaggtcagtaggtctaaaaatagaaaaaccttgtgacctctctagaggccatatttttcaatggatcttcataaaaatggttcagaatattcaccttatgatatcttggtcaagttcgaaactgggtcatgtgtaatcaaaaactaggtcagtaggtcagataataaaaaaaccttgtgacctctctagaggccatatttttcatgggatctgtatgaaagttggtctgaatattcatcttgatgatatctaggtcaagttcgagactgggtcaactgcagtgaaaaacttggtcagtaggtctaaaaatagaaaaaccttttgaccactttagaggccatatttttcaatggatcttcatgaaaatttgtctgaatgttcaccttgatgatatctagataaaatttgaaactgggtcacttgtggtcaaaactaggtcagtaggtatgaaaatagaaaaaccttgtgacctctctagaggccatactcttcatgagatcttcatgaaaattggtgagaatgttcaccttgataatatctaggtcaagttctaaactgggtcatgtgcctttaaaaactaggttattagatcaataatagaaaaaccttgtgacctctctagaagccatatttttcaatggatcttcatgaaaattgggtcatatggagaaggtgagcgattcaggaccatcatggtcctcttgtcaaCAAAGATATCGTTATGTCACAACATTATGACGTCGTGGTGCAATGCACATGACGTTGCGCGGACATTCCGACAAACTGAGTatgattttgttaaaaccattaaaaaacaatgaaataaatagaaattttgtttgttttagtgtaagatcgaaacgtatttcactcatgaacaccataatttacattttgcattatagtgttcacttgGTGAAATATATGTCGTTCTTACACtaaagcaaacaaatatcctctatggagtgggcatacatataacatcttgtattATTgacaaaagtttgaaaacaataccGCTCAAACTTCAAAAATAGAACGGCTTaaccagtcaggggtgtaactgtttcaagttatcacattttataacccatttgagttattgtgtttactttcataacttgtttcagttatcataaaatattacaaagccctcctgtgccaaatccttattttgaatgtgactaatgcaatcatttcctgaatccttggtcttttatctttccagctatgcagtaaatttttttacgcaaggctgataaagtcttacgcagacggttttaaagctataaaactcttaacatcccattgaGCTCATCaggccatgatcagactaaaagagaatttgattaaccacagtttgctactaattacaaTTTAAAGGTCaatttgtgagaacagcaaaaaggctttttttgaataacttacctgggttatctatattttataactcatacaggttataaaatgctggaaaaagtaactgaaataggttacataacttaaaacagttacacccctgactgttaacAGGGGcagcaaattcaattgtccgtattgcccaggttgtcccacaGCTTTTTTGtatggacaagtgaaatttgaccagaatttactatgtAACTATCATAtggacaagtaaaaaatagcaaatgacaaaaaCAGACAAGCAaatcaaaatcagattttgccgcCCCTGCTTAAACAGTGAAGTAATGTTTACAGTAATCAGGCCATGTACATGTTAActtattcatttctatagaatactagtcaatAAGGTGTTTATCCTTCCCTTGATTCGTGTAatttaggtttttatccattcctcatgtaaactgagtttgGTTTTTATCAACTTGAAGTTAGGTGTTTATCCCTTTTCTcactgtcagtacatttgaacatgtattgtgttaacatgtagtgggttaacaacatagtgtaaatgGACTAAATGGACCTATAAAGCAGtattttttttgctttcaaacaataaaatagtataggcatcaaaagcatataagtatttttagctcaccagagccaaaggctcagggtgagctattaggatgggtcaccgtccggcgtccgtaaattttacttcaaacgacatctcctcataaaccgctaggcagATTTCATccagacttcacaggaatgttccttgggtgaagctctacaaaaattgttcaaagaattgaaatccatgcagaactctggttggcatggcaaccgaaaggaaaaatcttcttttcaaaaaccagaagccctagagcttaaatatttggtgtgaagcattgcctggtggacctctaccaattttgttcaaatcatgaccccgtggtcaaaattgaccccgccccaggggtcacttgattttacatagaaaaatcttaaaaaatcttcttctcaaaaaccagaagccctagagcttagatatttgacatgtagcattgcatagtggacctctactaaaattgttcaaatcatgaccccggggtcaaaattgaccccgccccaggggtcatttgattttacataagaaaatcttcaaattttttctaaaaataaaccagaaggcctagagcttagatatttcacgtgtagcattgcctagtagacctctacaaaatttgttcaaatcatgacccccggggtcaaaattgaccccgccccaggggtcacttgattttacataggaaaatcttcaaataaatttctaaaaataaaccaaaaggcttagatcttagatatttgacatgtagcattgcctagtagatttacatcgtaattacacagaaaacaaagttgtactGGCTTTACAGACGCCTTGTTgccactgagttagggtcgctgaacagagttaagattatctgGGTACATAGTGTGAAAGTAGAAATTGAAAATCCTATTCAACTGaacatgaaaattaattttatgatcCCATTAGTCAAAATAGTGGTCGACTTTATCCCGAACACTCTTTGGTAACATGCCAGAAGGGGTGAGATTAAAACCATAGTGCCATATTAACTCTTTTTTGAACACAAGTAAATAAGGTTCTCTTCTGCCCCGCTGCCCTGTCTTATTCTTTGTAGCAGGGGTCCATGGTGTTGTCTTATTACCCCAGAACCACTGAACAGTTGCCACGTCTTCTTCTAGATGCACCACTTGTGCTACCTGCGGCCACTGCTCAGTGAATCTGAGGCTATCCAACAACACCATGTCACCTTCTTGCAGTTCTTTTCCTGTGTTACTTCTGGACATTGTTGGTTTCCCAATGATTATCTGAAATTGATAATACAGATTTAGATACATCATCCCAAACAGTGTAATAAAAATTATGTTGAATATTGTAGTATGGAACTGCTAGAATCATAACCGGTATTACAATATCAagctgaaaatgtgcatttcatggattttttttgaaattgaaggaatatatatttccataattTTACTTTCTGCACATTTTAACTTGTTCTCATGttaatctgactaaagtacatctcctgttAGGCTTTGGATCTTAAGACCTGCTATTGttagcctcgttctgacaacaAGGGTTAGTTACAAAgttttccaaaatcaaaaattctatatttagctTGGGATTTTCATATTTACAGTCTGAATCCTTATGAAGTAAAGTGTCAGATAGCCACTTAGCTCAGTTGCTAGGGCACTTGCTGTGTCCAGTTCGAGCCCagtagcaatactggaaatccaaaatatacagaaagtgaatttgaatgggtcattctcagatcttcgtttagaagatcaagtacttaagtcagattttGACATTAACAAATCCCTGTAGTGAGGGAGGGGGTCAGTGGGATGGGCACCAATcagttttatgttaaaatgttattacaCACAGTAATAAATTTACTTTATCCTTTTCTGTATCtccagccttcaaatttggacaacatgcataggtttgtgtacagaaataaactttgaccttgacattgacctattgacttactttcacattttttaagttacaggcttcaaatttggaccacataaaaagttttttgttcaaaaaacttcgatttttattgtataaaatggtTACACTATAAAGACATATGATTGTGTCTAGATTCTTTAAAATTCTCTTTTTTCTGTTGAAGCAATGCATGTATAGTTCCCATTTTGGAAATGCAAAAGAATACAGTTTGTCCAGGGATGAAATATTAAACTAGAGAGGTTTATGTGTACATAGTCACAATAGAATAACTCTCAGTCCTTactgtttatgttgttttttgtttttgttttgttttttacccCTTACTGCAgtatattcaaatatttcagcATCAATAACGTGCAAGAAACCAAATACAAAAGCGCCAATATATAATTTACCACATAACCACTGTCAGCATGTATGTATAACATAACACGCTTGTCAAAGTACTGATTCCCCCACTTTACGCCTCATAATTCCCTGACGTACGATGTAATTATTTGCTGCAAAGTGTAAACCCCGAAAATTTGTTCTAATTGCAGGATGAACAGTGCGTGCATGCCGTGTGTTTGCAAACTAGATTCGTGGGTAAGTAGTAGATCTATTGACTGTACTTTCGGGCCGCagtaatgatatattatttttccaAAGAAGTAGAATATTTACAAGAATCTATGTTGAGACTTCATCTTCTAACTGTGAACAataaccaggccccgtgttcacaaaacaatttttggcCTGGAGGTAGTTCTggatatgatatttttattttctgatggtcgcgtcagtattaaagccctctacagacggtaagtttttgttgtacaacaccaattaaattcaagatgtacagccaaatattaacaaataagttaagtgatttgagccgcgccatgagaaaaccaacatagtgcgtttccgagtctggtccatgctgtttcctaacggtttctctaattgtaaagcaaacatcattgatcatgaccagactgcacggatgcacaggctggtctgcatccatgctcgtagcaaagccactatgttggttttctcatggcctgACTCATTTGTGTCATAGGTAATCAAATTTATggaacataaaaaggtgaatattatttttattattaatagttacattttttttcagtacctgatgcactatgtttactaggtaaatctctgtgatttttaTGAGAATGGAATattgtctgtatgtgaaaaatgtacaatttcaaaattgtacatctttgagataattagtgttgtacaacaaaaacttaccATCTGTAGAGGGCTAGCAGAGATCccatctatctataaatactgcatgacacccttgcgagtattttatgcaggtgcgcgtcagtgcataagagtttaaagCATGAAATGTACAGGAGAAATTAAGTATAGTAACAGCATGCTAAATAGTTTTAGCTAGCCTGGCTGTCACATGAGTATTACACTAGAACTTCAAAGGTTGAATTCCAAGGCACAGTattcaggtctaggaaagtggtatatttacggattatctgtaaattgtaagaaaattgataaaattacatttatttccaaaaccacagcttgaaattaatttgtttatttacagaatgcacaaattaacatcatttgtcacactggccatagctttatcagatcaagtggttccaacgttgtttgagcggtgaattttacgccgatcagatggagaaatatggccgatactacaaatttccggaattgtaagtatgagttaaaggaatttctacccgttagataacgaatcaaatgaaaccgatgggtgcacctggagcgcaaatgtgtctatattttagcacatgtgtctatttagctgagatttgtgccgtttattcaaacacttctgtacagtccggcgggggaaggagatttttgacagtttttgacaatatcgcctcaaatatagtgtttttcgggagcaagtaactgttaaaacactttttatgtaaagggctacctcttaaaacaaagcgtgtgtattttcatagaatttttcagggttgtttctgaacaattggccgaaaacctaatgcaacgccgtttcgagtgggtcgctatgcaacgcagtCAAGTGGATActgttctgtgtcttacttgcgaagtcttattcgtcttaaaaacagtcattattttcaaagcctcacaatgaataaattaatttggagagtttcatatcatcataatgatcccgccatttctaatatattgtacttttacatttttatgctcacttaacatttcacatatttttgcggacattgtcaaaaaaacatcaacacatttataaacataaagcaaggatgaacatcgaacaatatcattaagtaaataatagtattagttcgttaaaacaagaaccagttcacggatatttttctcctccacgaatggtactgaacagcatgccgaaatcgggttgactctttaaatcagtatagttacagttggttacttttaatCCCTTACAACCAATACATtgtgatttcattactgatttgttgtgcatttaagctgttcatacaaaataaataaagtttggtccatgataaaagtattgatcagttgtttgtatatattttcattcatattcctggtgaaacgttcatttattttcagagagataaatcacagagaccgttaaaattggccagggaaaaggcaagattttatttgtcctccataaaacagaaacgatgtaataaaactctatggccgccgtttaaaaatgaaaatacaaatgaaattcaGACACCAATGAAACAAAAGTTTTGttggagacagttaaatagtacaactgtaacacgtctctcttagtattgctagtccgtttatttttctttcattggtgtctgtattcatttgtacatttatacattgataccacacccattaaattccgttcactttagctgtgtctatccctcgctaacattgcctactcgtatatactaatacaaaaatggttggaaggaggtcagcgtacgccgttgaaatacggtcctatattaagaatcgttgtactcTTGGCATAgtgtgtaaagacatttttgatgatatatgttctgtttatgggcataatgaaatatcttttcgacagttattcgttggtttaagaaattcaaatgtgggttggtttcaacagaagatgaaccacatggccgtcggccgaaaacagcaacgtttgccaagatggttgctagagtgaaagaaatagttgctactgatgcaagatactccgctaggcaaatagctagtatgattggcatctcataagagcagctcatacaattctgaaacgtaatttaaAAATGAGGAAGATTCCCCTTCTGTTGACAAATGAGCAgaaaaaaggcacgcgtgcaatgcgcaaacttgttgcttaaatagtttccaaattacaatgcacgatctttcgcaaatgtcgtcactggtgacgagacatgaaTTTACTTTttcgagcccaaacgaaagatccagaacaaaaaatatgggcaacaaagtctggcaaaagaccatgcattgcaaagcggaccatgagtgtcaagaaggtaatgtatgccatatacttcacaactctgggtcctgccattcaggttgctgttccTAAAGGCATATGCGTAAATTCGAAGTTTAACAAGACTAAAGTTTtccgaaaactgaagaaatatttcaaaactcgaagacccgcaactggtttggccaatgtcagattgctacatgaaaatgcgtcatcgcacaaggcgtctattgtacaagactttctgaagcaggaaaaggttgttgttctcccttcatcaccctccttattcgcctgaccttgccccgtgtggcTTCTTTTGTTCCTAAGGCACaagaatacctttctggtcgaaactttgtgcagcgcaaacacctcggttctgcaatattccagtgtcttcatagtatacctagaaaatactacGAGAAAGGCTTCagggattggattagaagactgaaattttgcaaatctgttggaggtgaatactttgaggggaccaaataaaattgtcattgaaatctatcaaggatacatttttatgtgctcagatgcattcatatttgaacaatcctcataaagagtcaacccgcttttggcatgctgttcagtataccattcgtggaggagataaatgtcctcgaactggttcttgtttttacaaactattactatcattttcttaatgatattgttcgatgttcacccttgctttatgtttttgtgttgattttttgacaatgtccgcaaaaatatgttaaatgttaagcgagcataaaaatgtattatatatatttagtacaagatattagaaatggcgggatcattataatgatataaaactcactaaatttattcattgttaggctttaatgactgtttttaagacggataagactttgCAAATAAGACACAGAAcagtatccacttgattgcgttgcatagcgacccactcgaaacggcgttgcattaggttttcggccaattgttcagaaacaaccctgaaaaattctatgaaaatacacacgctttgttttaagaggtagccctttacataaaaagtgttttaacagttacttgctcccgataaacactatatttgaggcgatattgtcaaaaactgtcaaaaatctccttcccccgccggactgtacagaagtgtttgaataaacggcacaaatctcagctaaatagacacatgtgctaaaatatagacacatttgcgctccaggtgcacccatcggtttcatttgattcgttatctaacgggtagaaattcctttaactcatacttacaattccggaaatttgtagtatcggccatatttctccatctgatcagCGTAAAactcaccgctcaaacaacgttggaaccacttgatctgataaagctatggccagtgtgtttgtgtgtttcagccattttttagcccaccatcatcgacagagctattaaaatcactctgcgtgcgtctgtccgttaacaatttctcgttatcacatctcctcggaaactactggggggatattgaccaaactttgtcagaatgatgtattggtaccctagttgtgtccccctgaagatcagactggttcaacaatttatgagtgagttatggccctttgtttatttctataatttacatagatttatatagggaaaaactttgaaaaccttgtccaaaaccacagagcctagagctttgatatttggtatgaagcatcatctagtggtcctctaccaaaatgattcaaattatttctctggggtcaaatttggccccgccctgggggtcacatggtttatataaacttatatagggaaaaactttgaataacctcttgtccaaaaccatagggcctagggctttgatattttgtatgtgacatcatctagtgatcttcaactaagattgttcaaattatatccctagggtcaaatatgccccCCCGACCCACCCtggggggtcatatggtttacatagacttgtatagggaacaactttgaaaatctgcttgtccaaaccacaaagccgaaggctttgatacttgtaatgtagcatcatctagtggttctctaccaaattatccccctagggttaaatatagccccgccccaggggtcacatggtttatatagacttatatagggaaaagcttttgaaatgttcttgtcagtaactgcAACatccaaatttggaccacatgtatatttttgagtggcaagatgaaccttgacatgagttgaccttgcttttgacctagtgacctactttcacatttctgtagtgacagccttcaaatttggaccacatgcatagttttgggcactagaaaaaactttgaccttgattttgacctagtgacctactttcacatttttgaagatacaggcatCAAAtctggaccatatgcatagtatcgtgtttcaaaatgaaatttgacattgattttgacctagtgacctactttcacatttctcaagctacagccttcaaatttggaccacaggcatagttttgtgtactgaaaagaACTtggaccttcacattgacctagtgacctactttcacatttttaaggtacaggcttcaaatttgcaccccatgcatagttttgtattccgaaataaaattatgtctcccccaggagacatgttgtttttgccctgtccgtccgtacgtacgtcacacttcatttccgagcaataactggagaaccatttgacctagaaccttcaaacttcatagggttgtagggctgctggagtaggcgacccctattgtttttggggtcactccgtcaaaggtcaaggtcacaggggcctgaacattgaaaaccatttccgatcaataactagaaccacttgacccagaatgttgaaacttcataggatgatttgtcatgaagagtagatgacccctattgattttggggtcactccgtcaaaggtcaaggtcacaggggcctgaacattgaaaaccatttccgatcaatagctaaagaaccacttgacccagaatgttgaaacttcataggatgattggtcataaagagtagatgacccctattgattttggggtcactccatcaaaggtcaaggtcacaggggcctgaacatggaaaaccatttccgatcaataactagagaaccacttgacccagaatgttgaaacttcataggatgattgtacatgcaaagtagatgacccctatcgattttggggtcactccattaaaggtcaaggtcacaggggcctaaccattgaaaaccatttccggtcagtaacttgagaaccacttgacccagaatgttgaaacttaataggatgattggtcatgcaaagtagatgacccctaacgattttggggtcactctgtgaaaggtcaaggtcacaggggcctgaacattgaaaaccatttccggtcagtaacttgagaaccacttgacccagaatgatgaaacttcatagtatgattggtcatgcagagtagatgacccctaacgattttagggtcactctgttaaaggtcaaggccacaggggcctgaacatggaaaaccatttccaatcaataacttgaaaacctctctacccagaatgttgaaacttcataggatgattgttcatgcagagtaaatgacccctattgttattggggtcactctgttaaaggtcaaggtcacaggggcctgaacattgagaaccacttgacccaaaatgttgaaacttcataggatgattgaacatgcagagtagatgacccctattgaatttaaGGGTCAGTCTATTGAAGGTCTATTGAAATACGCAACTGAACACCTATTGAAGGCAGAACAATACACATTCATCTATCAGTTTAAACCAGTACCATATTCTCTTCACAATTTTTGTTAGAGA encodes:
- the LOC128552403 gene encoding uncharacterized protein LOC128552403, which produces MTLTWFYRNNDILSWWDNYLEDITREEECDSSERAILEELVASHNRGSTQSQPEKEIDLDIPEINDPIAPIIIGKPTMSRSNTGKELQEGDMVLLDSLRFTEQWPQVAQVVHLEEDVATVQWFWGNKTTPWTPATKNKTGQRGRREPYLLVFKKELIWHYGFNLTPSGMLPKSVRDKVDHYFD